The following proteins come from a genomic window of Ferrovibrio sp. MS7:
- a CDS encoding aldehyde dehydrogenase family protein — protein MLKCVSPVDGRVYVERELANAAAIEAALAKSVAAGAAWRATPLKQRQEVLRKAVAAFVAKGADIATELTWQMGRPAGQTPGEVRGFNERASYMIDIAPQALADIEPAAKDNFRRFIRREPHGVVFVIAPWNYPYLTSVNAVIPALLAGNTVLLKHSHQTPLCAERYAEAFREAGLPDGVFQYLHLSHADADKVMRDARVGFVAFTGSVAGGHAVQQALVDRFVGAGLELGGKDPAYVRADADLAHAVENLVDGAFFNSGQSCCGIERIYVHEKLYDAFVDGFVDLTKKYVLGDPTKAETNLGPMVRAAAAEFVRGQVAEAVAQGAKSLVAPGPFGADRQGTPYMAPQVLVNVTHKMRLMSEETFGPAIGIMKVSSDAEAVKLMNDSEYGLTAAIWTKDAEAAARLGAELETGTVFMNRCDYLDPALAWTGVKNSGRGCTLSSVGFESLTRPKSFHLRLNT, from the coding sequence ATGTTGAAATGTGTCAGCCCGGTCGACGGCCGGGTCTATGTCGAACGCGAACTGGCCAATGCCGCTGCCATCGAGGCAGCTCTGGCGAAATCAGTGGCTGCCGGCGCAGCCTGGCGGGCCACGCCGCTTAAGCAGCGCCAGGAAGTGCTGCGCAAGGCAGTCGCGGCATTTGTCGCCAAGGGCGCGGATATCGCCACGGAACTGACGTGGCAGATGGGGCGTCCAGCGGGTCAGACGCCCGGCGAGGTGCGCGGGTTCAATGAACGCGCCAGCTACATGATCGACATTGCGCCGCAGGCGCTTGCCGATATCGAACCAGCGGCGAAGGATAATTTCCGCCGCTTCATCCGCCGCGAACCGCATGGCGTGGTGTTTGTCATCGCGCCGTGGAACTATCCCTATCTTACGTCGGTGAACGCGGTGATCCCGGCCCTTTTGGCCGGCAACACGGTGCTGCTCAAGCATTCGCATCAGACGCCGCTCTGCGCCGAACGCTATGCCGAGGCGTTCCGTGAAGCGGGCCTGCCCGATGGCGTGTTCCAGTACCTGCATTTAAGCCATGCCGATGCCGACAAGGTGATGCGCGATGCCCGCGTCGGCTTCGTCGCCTTCACCGGCTCGGTGGCTGGCGGCCATGCGGTACAGCAGGCGCTGGTCGACCGCTTCGTTGGTGCCGGGCTTGAGCTTGGCGGCAAGGACCCGGCCTATGTGCGGGCGGATGCCGATCTCGCCCATGCGGTGGAAAACCTGGTCGATGGCGCTTTCTTCAATTCCGGGCAATCCTGCTGCGGCATCGAGCGCATCTATGTGCATGAAAAGCTCTACGATGCCTTCGTCGATGGCTTTGTCGATCTGACGAAGAAATATGTGCTTGGCGATCCAACCAAGGCCGAGACCAATCTCGGCCCGATGGTGCGCGCCGCGGCGGCGGAATTTGTGCGCGGCCAGGTGGCGGAAGCGGTGGCGCAGGGCGCGAAGTCGCTGGTGGCGCCAGGGCCTTTCGGTGCCGACCGCCAGGGTACGCCTTACATGGCGCCACAGGTGCTGGTGAACGTGACGCACAAGATGCGGCTGATGTCGGAGGAAACCTTCGGGCCCGCCATCGGTATCATGAAGGTAAGTTCGGATGCCGAGGCCGTGAAGCTGATGAATGACAGCGAGTATGGACTTACGGCGGCGATCTGGACCAAGGATGCAGAGGCCGCAGCACGTCTTGGCGCCGAGCTTGAGACCGGCACGGTGTTCATGAACCGCTGCGACTATCTTGATCCTGCGCTGGCCTGGACCGGGGTGAAGAATTCCGGCCGCGGCTGCACGCTCTCCTCGGTCGGTTTCGAATCACTCACCCGGCCGAAATCCTTCCACCTGCGCCTGAACACCTAA
- a CDS encoding glutamine synthetase family protein → MKTVADARRIIAERKIDRVKVGAFDVDGILRGKYISVEKFLSALDSGFGFCDVVLGWDSNDQLYDNVSYTGWHTAYPDAPVRVLPDTCRDIPWEPNTLFFLGEFSAPADTVCPRAVLRRVLERADKLGYKVLGACEFEFFVFDETPHSIRDKGYRGLKPITPGFFGYSVLRNSVESSLYHDLMDLGVKMDFPLEGLHTETGAGVLEAAITVDEALNAADKAALFKTFTKALLQRQGKMATFMAKWSHDWPGQSGHIHLSLKKKDGKPVFHDAKQKHNISDTMRHFIGGQQALLPELLAMVACTVNSYTRLIPGFWAPTQASWGVENRTTALRAIPGSPKSQRVEFRIAAADINPYIAMAAAIGAGLWGVENKIEPTAPIQGNAYAVDLPAKYQLPRTLFEAAGRLKKSKPARDLFGDAFVEHYAASREWEEREYRKAITDWQLARYFEII, encoded by the coding sequence GTGAAAACCGTAGCCGATGCACGGCGTATTATCGCCGAACGCAAGATCGACCGCGTCAAGGTCGGTGCCTTCGATGTCGATGGCATCCTGCGCGGCAAATATATCTCGGTAGAGAAATTCCTCTCGGCACTGGATAGCGGCTTCGGCTTCTGTGACGTGGTGCTGGGCTGGGATTCCAACGACCAGCTTTACGACAATGTCAGCTATACCGGCTGGCACACCGCCTATCCCGATGCCCCGGTGCGTGTGCTGCCCGATACCTGCCGCGATATTCCCTGGGAGCCGAACACCCTGTTCTTCCTCGGCGAATTCTCGGCCCCGGCGGATACGGTCTGCCCGCGCGCCGTGCTGCGCCGCGTGCTCGAACGCGCCGACAAGCTCGGCTACAAGGTGCTGGGCGCCTGCGAATTCGAATTCTTCGTCTTCGACGAAACCCCGCATTCGATCCGCGACAAGGGCTATCGCGGCCTGAAGCCGATCACGCCGGGCTTCTTTGGCTATTCCGTGCTGCGCAATTCGGTCGAATCCTCGCTCTATCACGACTTGATGGATCTTGGCGTGAAGATGGATTTCCCGCTGGAGGGGCTGCATACCGAAACCGGCGCCGGTGTGCTGGAAGCCGCCATCACTGTGGACGAGGCGCTGAATGCCGCCGACAAGGCGGCCTTGTTCAAGACCTTCACCAAGGCATTGTTGCAACGCCAGGGCAAGATGGCCACGTTCATGGCGAAATGGTCGCATGACTGGCCGGGCCAGAGCGGCCATATCCATCTTTCGCTGAAGAAGAAGGATGGCAAGCCAGTCTTCCACGACGCGAAGCAGAAGCACAATATCTCCGACACGATGCGGCATTTCATCGGCGGCCAGCAGGCTTTGCTGCCGGAGCTGCTCGCCATGGTCGCCTGCACGGTGAACAGCTACACCCGCCTGATCCCCGGCTTCTGGGCGCCGACCCAAGCCTCCTGGGGTGTTGAGAACCGCACCACGGCCCTGCGCGCGATTCCGGGCTCGCCGAAGTCGCAGCGCGTCGAATTCCGCATCGCTGCAGCCGATATCAACCCCTATATCGCCATGGCGGCGGCGATTGGCGCCGGCCTCTGGGGCGTGGAAAACAAGATCGAGCCGACGGCGCCGATCCAGGGCAATGCCTATGCCGTGGACCTGCCGGCCAAGTATCAACTGCCGCGGACGCTGTTCGAGGCGGCTGGCCGCCTGAAGAAGAGCAAGCCGGCGCGCGATTTGTTCGGCGATGCCTTCGTCGAGCATTACGCCGCCAGCCGCGAATGGGAGGAGCGGGAATACCGCAAGGCGATCACCGACTGGCAGTTGGCGCGCTATTTCGAAATCATCTGA
- a CDS encoding ABC transporter permease subunit: MAASPSPASAPGPAQDSRDRLFNLACLLIPAAALLLFFAYPIGMMGYRSLLEPDGSLGFGNFARILTSRGFAKALNNSLIMGLATTALTVLLGLLVAFALHRCRLWLKAVLLAIISLPIIAPSLVQGLGLIFLLGRNGLINKSFGLNVEIYGFWGLLIANTLYGLPQATMIIGAALRHADARLFEAAEVMGASGWRRFIDLTLPNIRYGLLSAVFVVFTVTITDFGNAAVIGGDYTVLAIEIYNQVIGQMNLNLGAVVGMLLLLPTLLSFYFERLASQRQFGTQSENAVPYIPPKDPWRDGIVGGLAWTVALLPLTVVGVVVYASFMRLWPYRLDFTWRHYDIKLAGGYDPLWISIGISAAAAAFGTVFLLLLGVALKRMSGPFARIIYFIAMLPAAVPGLVLGLAYVFAFNQPGTPLMLLYGSAALLAMCNFYHYHTQGFVTMTTGLRQIPPALEEAATCIGASTWQVVRDVYVPYTLPVLISVFFFLFMSSMVTLSAVIFLVTPKLMLAAVTVMRLDEGGFTSQAAAFSTVIMLVVAASLLLARGAVHLAQRRARLPGV, translated from the coding sequence ATGGCTGCATCGCCGTCACCCGCTTCGGCACCGGGGCCGGCGCAGGATTCCAGGGACCGGTTGTTCAATCTCGCCTGCCTGCTGATTCCCGCCGCCGCCCTGCTGCTGTTCTTCGCCTATCCGATCGGCATGATGGGCTATCGCAGCCTGCTGGAGCCTGATGGCTCGCTGGGCTTTGGCAATTTCGCTCGCATCCTGACATCGCGCGGCTTCGCCAAGGCACTCAACAACAGCCTGATCATGGGCCTGGCGACCACGGCGCTGACCGTGCTGCTTGGCCTGCTGGTGGCCTTCGCACTGCATCGCTGCCGGCTGTGGCTGAAGGCGGTGCTGCTCGCCATCATCTCGCTGCCGATCATCGCGCCCTCCCTGGTGCAGGGCCTCGGCCTGATCTTCCTGCTCGGCCGCAATGGCCTGATCAACAAGAGCTTCGGCCTCAATGTCGAGATCTACGGCTTCTGGGGCCTGCTGATCGCCAACACGCTCTATGGCCTGCCACAGGCGACCATGATCATCGGCGCCGCCCTACGCCATGCCGATGCGCGGCTGTTCGAGGCAGCGGAAGTGATGGGCGCTTCGGGCTGGCGCCGCTTCATCGACCTCACGCTGCCGAATATCCGCTATGGTCTGCTCAGCGCCGTCTTCGTGGTTTTCACCGTCACCATCACCGATTTCGGCAACGCGGCAGTAATCGGCGGCGACTACACCGTGCTGGCGATCGAAATCTACAATCAGGTCATCGGCCAGATGAACCTCAATCTCGGCGCCGTGGTCGGCATGCTGCTGCTGCTGCCCACCCTGCTCTCCTTCTATTTCGAGCGCCTAGCCAGCCAGCGGCAATTCGGCACCCAATCGGAAAATGCCGTGCCTTATATCCCGCCCAAGGACCCGTGGCGCGATGGCATTGTCGGCGGCCTGGCTTGGACGGTGGCCCTGCTGCCGCTCACCGTGGTCGGCGTGGTGGTCTATGCCAGCTTCATGCGGCTATGGCCCTACCGCCTGGATTTCACTTGGCGGCATTACGATATCAAGCTGGCTGGTGGCTATGATCCGCTGTGGATCAGCATTGGCATCTCGGCGGCCGCGGCCGCCTTCGGCACAGTGTTCCTGTTGCTGCTGGGCGTGGCGCTGAAACGCATGAGCGGGCCATTCGCGCGCATCATCTACTTCATCGCCATGCTGCCGGCCGCCGTACCCGGCCTGGTGCTGGGCCTCGCCTATGTATTCGCCTTCAACCAGCCCGGCACGCCACTGATGCTGCTCTATGGCAGCGCCGCTCTGCTGGCGATGTGCAATTTCTACCACTATCACACGCAAGGGTTTGTCACCATGACGACCGGCCTGCGTCAGATACCGCCAGCGCTGGAAGAAGCCGCCACCTGCATCGGCGCTTCCACCTGGCAGGTGGTGCGCGATGTCTATGTGCCCTATACATTGCCGGTGCTGATTTCCGTGTTCTTTTTCCTGTTCATGAGTTCGATGGTGACGCTGTCTGCCGTGATCTTCCTGGTAACGCCGAAGCTGATGCTGGCCGCCGTCACCGTGATGCGCCTGGACGAAGGCGGCTTTACCTCGCAGGCCGCCGCCTTCTCCACCGT
- a CDS encoding iron-containing alcohol dehydrogenase codes for MLVGKWNYPTTMWVGPGRIKELPQACRSLGMKRPLLITDAGLANAPMVLAAIAGNEAAGLPTGLFAGVKGNPTGANVDAGVAAYHAGKHDGVIAFGGGSGVDAAKAVALMVGQDRPLWDFEDVGDNADRVNVAGMAPVVAVPTTSGTGSEVGRASVITKEDTHEKKIIFHPRMLPALVIADPELTLGLPPHITAATGVDAFVHCFEAYCAPGFHPMAVGIALEGMRLCKDYLGRAYRDGKDIEARSRMLAAASMGAAAFQKGLGGVHALAHPIGAVYDTHHGLTNAVLLPYVMQHNKAAIAESMNLLARVLDLPGSGYQAVFDWVLAWRRELGIPNTLAEIKVPVDRAAEIGRMAEADPSAGGNPCPVDAAALEKIFRKAVAGDLG; via the coding sequence ATGCTCGTCGGTAAATGGAATTACCCCACCACCATGTGGGTCGGCCCTGGCCGTATCAAGGAACTGCCCCAGGCCTGCCGTTCGCTCGGCATGAAGCGGCCGCTGCTGATCACCGATGCCGGCCTCGCCAATGCGCCGATGGTGCTGGCGGCGATTGCCGGCAATGAAGCCGCCGGCCTGCCCACCGGGCTGTTCGCCGGCGTCAAGGGCAACCCCACGGGTGCCAATGTCGATGCCGGCGTTGCCGCCTATCATGCCGGCAAGCATGATGGCGTGATTGCCTTCGGCGGCGGCAGCGGTGTCGATGCCGCCAAGGCGGTGGCCCTGATGGTCGGCCAGGACCGGCCGCTGTGGGATTTCGAGGATGTCGGCGACAATGCCGACCGCGTGAACGTCGCCGGCATGGCGCCGGTGGTGGCGGTGCCGACCACGTCTGGCACCGGCTCTGAAGTCGGCCGCGCCTCGGTGATCACCAAGGAAGATACCCACGAGAAGAAGATCATCTTCCATCCGCGCATGCTGCCGGCCCTGGTGATCGCAGATCCGGAACTTACTCTCGGCCTGCCGCCACATATCACGGCGGCCACCGGCGTCGATGCTTTCGTGCATTGCTTCGAGGCCTATTGCGCGCCGGGTTTCCATCCGATGGCGGTCGGTATCGCGCTGGAAGGCATGCGGCTGTGCAAGGATTATCTCGGCCGTGCCTATCGCGATGGCAAGGATATTGAGGCGCGCTCGCGCATGCTGGCGGCGGCTTCCATGGGCGCGGCGGCATTCCAGAAAGGCCTGGGCGGCGTGCATGCCCTGGCGCATCCGATTGGCGCCGTCTACGACACACATCACGGCCTTACCAATGCCGTGCTGCTGCCCTATGTGATGCAGCATAACAAGGCGGCGATTGCCGAAAGCATGAACCTGCTCGCCCGCGTGCTCGACCTGCCGGGCAGCGGCTATCAGGCGGTGTTCGACTGGGTGCTGGCCTGGCGCCGCGAACTCGGCATTCCGAACACCCTGGCCGAGATCAAGGTGCCGGTGGACCGTGCCGCCGAGATTGGCCGCATGGCCGAAGCCGATCCTTCCGCCGGCGGCAATCCCTGTCCGGTGGATGCGGCGGCGCTGGAAAAGATCTTCCGCAAGGCGGTGGCCGGCGATCTGGGCTGA
- a CDS encoding ABC transporter ATP-binding protein, whose amino-acid sequence MHLVIDSVRKSFGPVLALDNVSLSLEAGEFVCLLGPSGCGKTTLLRIIAGLLMQDSGTMTLAGRDLSKVPARQRGFGIVFQSYSLFPNMTVADNIGYGLKLRGTPREQIDRRVTELLALIKLPQVAERFPWELSGGQQQRVALARAIAVDPSLLLLDEPLSALDAKVRAELREEIRDVQRRLKIPTVMVTHDQEEALSLADRIVCMSRGRIEQAGSPADLYLHPATRFVADFMGVSNLIEPGKLQAARPELLQGCPGNDHLLCLRPEHVALRQGSFGTVLAVSFLGNITRLKLDTPLGPLVAEENGRSRFAPGDGIEIAVDPARAAWVAA is encoded by the coding sequence ATGCATCTCGTCATCGACAGCGTGCGCAAGAGTTTCGGTCCCGTGCTGGCGCTGGACAATGTTTCGCTCTCGCTGGAAGCAGGCGAGTTCGTCTGCCTGCTCGGGCCGTCGGGCTGCGGCAAGACCACGCTGCTGCGCATCATCGCCGGCCTGCTGATGCAGGATTCGGGCACCATGACGCTCGCCGGCCGCGACCTGAGCAAAGTGCCGGCGCGGCAGCGCGGTTTTGGCATCGTGTTCCAGAGCTATTCGCTGTTTCCCAACATGACGGTGGCCGACAATATCGGCTACGGCCTGAAATTACGCGGCACGCCGCGCGAACAGATCGACCGCCGCGTGACCGAATTGCTGGCACTGATCAAGCTGCCGCAAGTGGCGGAACGCTTCCCCTGGGAGCTTTCCGGCGGCCAGCAGCAGCGCGTGGCCCTGGCCCGCGCCATCGCTGTCGATCCCAGCCTGCTGCTGCTGGACGAGCCGCTTTCGGCCCTGGATGCCAAGGTGCGCGCCGAACTGCGCGAGGAAATCCGCGACGTGCAGCGCCGCCTGAAGATTCCCACCGTGATGGTGACGCATGACCAGGAAGAGGCCCTGAGCCTTGCAGACCGCATCGTCTGCATGAGCCGAGGCCGCATCGAGCAGGCCGGCAGCCCGGCTGATCTCTACCTGCACCCGGCCACTCGCTTCGTTGCCGACTTCATGGGCGTGAGCAACCTGATCGAGCCGGGCAAGCTGCAGGCTGCGCGGCCCGAATTGCTGCAGGGCTGCCCCGGCAACGACCACCTGCTTTGCCTGCGGCCCGAGCATGTGGCCCTGCGCCAGGGTTCCTTCGGCACTGTGCTGGCGGTCAGCTTCCTCGGCAATATCACGCGGCTGAAACTCGATACGCCGCTTGGGCCATTGGTGGCTGAGGAAAATGGCCGCTCGCGCTTCGCGCCGGGCGACGGCATCGAGATCGCGGTCGACCCTGCCCGCGCCGCCTGGGTAGCGGCCTGA
- a CDS encoding ABC transporter substrate-binding protein — MKHNLFGWAAGALLLAAAAQAQAGTITVYTALEEDEIADYVAQAKKDIPDVTVNVLRLSTGDLGARILAEAGNPQHDVIWGWAVTNMMDTRVLALAEPYAAKGTEKMGSAYVAADKKWFAATGYIGAFCVNTERLKQKNLPMPKSWADLLNPAFKGEIAMPNPVSSGTGYLQIVSILQKMGEEKGWAFLKQLDGNVNQYIKSGSRPCRQARAGEFTVGTSLAFAAIKSVEEGFPLAMVLPAEGAGYELEASALMAASKNKADAKKFLDWTLSANAAGLYGKYKELVTLPGFKPGKVAREAGMPEDPGTVLYKMDFAASAAQRDAILARWNKEIGR, encoded by the coding sequence ATGAAGCACAATCTGTTCGGCTGGGCCGCTGGCGCCCTGCTGTTGGCCGCCGCGGCGCAAGCGCAGGCCGGCACCATCACGGTCTATACCGCGCTGGAAGAGGACGAAATCGCCGATTACGTGGCGCAGGCGAAAAAGGACATCCCGGATGTGACGGTGAATGTGCTGCGCCTTTCCACCGGTGATCTCGGCGCCCGCATCCTGGCCGAGGCCGGCAACCCGCAGCATGACGTGATCTGGGGCTGGGCCGTCACCAACATGATGGACACCCGCGTGCTGGCGCTGGCCGAACCCTATGCCGCCAAGGGCACGGAGAAGATGGGTAGCGCCTATGTCGCCGCCGACAAGAAGTGGTTCGCCGCCACCGGCTATATCGGCGCCTTCTGCGTCAACACCGAACGCCTGAAGCAGAAGAACCTGCCGATGCCGAAGAGCTGGGCCGACCTGCTCAATCCCGCCTTCAAGGGCGAGATCGCGATGCCGAACCCGGTATCCTCTGGCACCGGCTATCTGCAGATCGTGTCGATCCTGCAGAAGATGGGCGAGGAGAAGGGCTGGGCTTTCCTCAAGCAGCTCGATGGCAATGTGAACCAGTATATCAAGTCTGGCTCCCGCCCCTGCCGCCAGGCGCGCGCCGGTGAATTCACCGTCGGCACCTCGCTGGCCTTTGCCGCCATCAAGTCGGTGGAGGAAGGCTTCCCGCTCGCCATGGTGCTGCCGGCAGAAGGCGCTGGCTATGAACTGGAAGCCTCGGCCCTGATGGCTGCCTCGAAGAACAAGGCGGATGCCAAGAAGTTCCTCGACTGGACGCTCTCGGCCAACGCCGCCGGCCTCTATGGCAAGTACAAGGAACTGGTGACGCTGCCGGGCTTCAAGCCGGGCAAGGTGGCGCGCGAAGCCGGCATGCCGGAGGATCCGGGTACGGTGCTCTACAAGATGGATTTCGCCGCTTCCGCCGCCCAGCGCGATGCCATCCTGGCGCGCTGGAACAAGGAAATCGGCCGCTAA
- a CDS encoding type 1 glutamine amidotransferase: MAPRILIADGNLAAINQANIAAGGTASGAHYADVLRGLDARLEIEVTHPADAADPSLDLLRYTGVAFTGSALNVYDMTEPVTRQIDLAKRALDAGLSLFGSCWGLQVIATALGGRVHRNPKGREIGVARRIRRTQAGIAHPLLAGKAEVFEAICVHLDEVAELPAGMTVLASNAVSEVQAASYGDAKAGPHAWAVQYHPEYDFNEIAAVMTRYGPRLLADGLFADEAAMQRYLADLRSLHAAPHRHDLAWAHGLDASTLDRAQRERELANWIDSIIWPRWSAAQ; this comes from the coding sequence ATGGCGCCACGCATTCTGATTGCCGACGGCAATCTCGCCGCGATCAACCAGGCCAATATCGCCGCTGGCGGCACCGCCAGCGGTGCGCATTATGCCGATGTGCTGCGCGGCCTCGATGCGCGGCTTGAGATCGAGGTGACGCATCCCGCCGATGCCGCCGACCCGTCGCTGGATCTGCTTCGCTATACTGGCGTAGCCTTCACCGGTTCGGCGCTGAATGTCTATGACATGACCGAGCCGGTGACGCGCCAGATCGATCTGGCAAAGCGGGCGCTGGATGCCGGCCTTAGCCTGTTCGGCTCCTGCTGGGGCTTGCAGGTGATTGCCACTGCGCTGGGCGGCAGGGTGCATCGCAATCCGAAGGGCCGCGAGATTGGCGTGGCACGCCGTATCCGTCGCACCCAGGCCGGTATTGCGCATCCGTTGCTGGCCGGCAAGGCGGAAGTGTTCGAGGCGATCTGCGTGCATCTCGACGAGGTGGCGGAACTGCCCGCAGGCATGACCGTGCTGGCCAGCAATGCGGTGAGCGAGGTGCAGGCGGCGAGCTACGGCGATGCCAAGGCCGGGCCGCATGCCTGGGCGGTGCAGTACCACCCGGAATACGATTTCAACGAGATTGCCGCGGTGATGACGCGCTACGGGCCACGCCTGCTGGCCGATGGGCTGTTCGCGGATGAGGCGGCGATGCAGCGTTATCTGGCCGATTTGCGCAGCCTGCATGCGGCGCCACACCGCCATGATCTTGCCTGGGCCCATGGCCTGGATGCCAGCACACTGGATCGCGCACAGCGCGAACGGGAACTCGCAAACTGGATCGACAGCATCATTTGGCCACGCTGGTCCGCCGCGCAATAA
- a CDS encoding MFS transporter encodes MTRLSRLQLLAYAAPGLPAAMLLLPVYVHLPTYYAETVGLSLSAVGAALLAARLWDIAIDPLIGYLSDRTQSRFGRRKPWLLAALPVILFSTWLLFVPPGDAGWPYLLLWTMVLYLGAAMLQIPYLAWGAELSPDYGERTSIAGWREGMIVAGTLIAVLIPALVPAKGLAALALVITILLPPVLMLALWRLPGGVTVAAGTELNRQSLGQLWRNRPFRRLLQAWLLNGTANGLPASLVLLYVTHVLGEPNLAGAVLLAYFAAGIAAVPLWLKLAARYGKHRVWCGAMLWTCGFFLLVPLLGPGDGYWFVAISVLTGLSLGADLALPPAMQADVIDLDEARHRQQRAGLFFALWGMATKLALALAVGIAFPLLDLIDFSAKGDNDGQALFGLTALYCLVPVAFKLAAIMLMRGYPITQARQQRLRALIARRTSVAK; translated from the coding sequence ATGACGCGCCTTTCCCGCTTGCAATTGCTGGCCTACGCAGCCCCCGGCCTGCCCGCCGCGATGCTGCTGCTGCCGGTCTATGTGCATCTGCCGACCTATTACGCCGAAACCGTTGGCTTGAGCCTTTCCGCCGTCGGCGCGGCATTACTGGCAGCGCGGCTGTGGGATATCGCCATTGACCCGCTGATCGGCTATCTCAGCGACCGGACACAGAGCCGCTTTGGCCGCCGGAAACCCTGGCTGCTGGCCGCATTGCCAGTGATCCTGTTCAGCACCTGGCTGCTTTTTGTGCCACCCGGCGATGCCGGCTGGCCCTATCTGCTGCTTTGGACAATGGTGCTTTATCTCGGCGCCGCCATGCTGCAAATACCGTATCTGGCATGGGGAGCGGAGTTATCCCCGGATTACGGCGAGCGGACCAGTATCGCCGGCTGGCGCGAGGGCATGATCGTGGCCGGCACGCTGATCGCCGTGCTGATTCCAGCGCTAGTGCCAGCAAAGGGATTGGCCGCGCTGGCGCTGGTGATCACCATATTGCTGCCACCGGTGCTGATGCTGGCATTGTGGCGCCTGCCCGGTGGGGTCACTGTAGCCGCAGGCACAGAACTGAACCGCCAAAGCCTGGGGCAACTCTGGCGCAATCGGCCGTTCCGCCGGCTGTTGCAGGCCTGGCTGCTGAATGGCACCGCCAATGGTCTGCCCGCCTCCCTGGTATTGCTGTATGTGACCCATGTACTGGGGGAACCGAACCTGGCCGGCGCGGTGCTGCTGGCCTATTTCGCGGCGGGCATCGCGGCCGTTCCACTATGGCTGAAACTGGCCGCGCGCTATGGCAAGCATCGGGTCTGGTGCGGCGCCATGCTCTGGACCTGCGGCTTCTTCCTGCTGGTCCCCCTGCTCGGACCGGGCGACGGATACTGGTTCGTTGCCATCTCCGTACTCACTGGATTGAGCCTGGGTGCCGACCTGGCCTTGCCGCCCGCGATGCAGGCGGACGTGATCGACCTGGATGAAGCACGCCACCGCCAGCAGCGCGCCGGCTTGTTCTTCGCCCTTTGGGGCATGGCAACCAAGCTGGCCCTGGCCTTGGCTGTCGGCATCGCCTTTCCGCTGCTCGACCTGATCGACTTTTCCGCGAAAGGCGACAACGATGGTCAAGCCCTGTTCGGCCTCACCGCGCTTTATTGCCTGGTACCCGTGGCATTCAAGCTGGCGGCAATAATGCTGATGCGGGGTTATCCGATCACGCAGGCACGCCAACAGCGGCTGCGCGCCCTTATTGCGCGGCGGACCAGCGTGGCCAAATGA
- the hisN gene encoding histidinol-phosphatase, whose product MPLTVTPSGSQPAPTEPGPALRATAQALAAAARPIAQRYFRQKLAVEHKADHSPVTVADRAIETAMRSIIAERHPEHAIYGEEHGAERLGARYTWVIDPIDGTKSFVTGLPLFGTLIALLEHGVPKLGLIDMPALHETWVGEAGEPTRFNNAPCRVSGCKDPAEAVLYATSPDMFEGAARAGFERVSNAVRLRRFGGDCYAYALLAAGYVDLVIEVGLQPYDYLPLVAVIEGAGGVVTDWNGQPLRLGSDGRVVAAASPALHAWALGLINKS is encoded by the coding sequence ATGCCACTTACCGTCACCCCTTCCGGCTCCCAGCCAGCCCCCACTGAACCCGGCCCCGCCCTGCGGGCCACGGCGCAGGCCCTGGCGGCTGCGGCGCGGCCCATCGCGCAGCGTTATTTCCGGCAGAAACTGGCGGTGGAGCATAAGGCGGACCATAGCCCGGTGACGGTGGCCGACCGTGCCATCGAGACGGCCATGCGCTCCATAATTGCCGAGCGCCACCCGGAGCATGCCATCTATGGCGAGGAGCATGGCGCCGAACGCCTGGGTGCCCGCTATACCTGGGTGATCGACCCCATCGACGGCACCAAGAGCTTTGTAACCGGCCTGCCACTTTTCGGCACTTTAATCGCCCTGCTTGAGCATGGCGTGCCGAAGCTCGGGCTGATCGACATGCCGGCGCTGCATGAAACCTGGGTCGGCGAGGCGGGTGAGCCGACGCGGTTCAATAATGCGCCGTGCCGGGTCAGCGGCTGTAAAGATCCGGCGGAAGCGGTGCTTTATGCCACCTCGCCAGACATGTTCGAGGGCGCGGCACGGGCCGGCTTCGAGCGCGTGAGCAATGCTGTGCGGCTGCGCCGTTTCGGCGGCGACTGCTACGCCTATGCCCTGCTGGCGGCGGGCTATGTCGATCTCGTCATCGAGGTCGGCCTGCAGCCCTATGATTACCTGCCGCTGGTGGCGGTGATCGAGGGGGCCGGTGGCGTGGTGACGGATTGGAATGGCCAGCCGCTGAGGCTCGGTTCGGATGGCCGCGTTGTCGCGGCTGCCTCGCCGGCCTTGCATGCCTGGGCGCTGGGGTTGATCAATAAGTCTTGA